One window of Salmo salar chromosome ssa11, Ssal_v3.1, whole genome shotgun sequence genomic DNA carries:
- the wdr45 gene encoding WD repeat domain phosphoinositide-interacting protein 4, translating to MAQPRGVNSLQFNQDQSCFCCAMETGVRIYNVEPLIEKGHLDHEQVGSVAQCSMLHRSNLLAVVGGGVNPKFSEISVLIWDDAREGRDPKDKLVLEFTFTKPVLAVRMRHDKIIIVLKNRIYVYSFPDNPVKLFEFDTRDNPKGLCDLCPSLEKQLLVFPGHKCGSLQLVDLSNTKPGTSSAPFTINAHQSEIACLALNQPGSVAASASRKGTLIRLFDTTTRDKLVELRRGTDPATLYCINFSHDSSFLCASSDKGTVHIFALKDTKLNRRSALARVGKVGPVIGQYVDSQWSLASFTVPAECACICAFGKNTSKNVNSVIAICVDGTFHKYVFTPDGNCNREAFDVYLDICDDDDF from the exons ATGGCCCAACCGAGAGGAGTCAACAGCCTGCAGTTCAACCAGGACCAGA GTTGTTTCTGTTGTGCCATGGAAACCGGTGTCAGGATCTACAATGTGGAGCCTCTTATAGAGAAGGGACACCTTG ACCATGAGCAGGTGGGTAGTGTGGCCCAGTGTTCAATGCTGCATCGCTCCAACCTGCTGGCTGTAGTAGGAGGTGGAGTAAACCCCAAGTTCTCTGAGATCTCAG TGTTGATCTGGGATGATGCTCGGGAGGGGAGGGACCCCAAGGACAAGCTGGTGTTGGAGTTTACCTTTACCAAGCCTGTTCTGGCCGTACGCATGAGACACGACAA gatcaTCATTGTGTTAAAGAACAGGATCTATGTCTACAGTTTCCCTGACAACCCTGTGAAACTGTTTGAGTTTGACACCAGAGACAACCCTAAag gactgTGTGACCTGTGCCCCAGTCTGGAGAAACAGCTGCTGGTCTTCCCTGGACATAAGTGTGGAAGTCTACAGCTTGTG GACCTTTCCAACACCAAGCCTGGCACATCGTCCGCCCCCTTTACCATCAACGCCCACCAGAGTGAGATCGCCTGCCTGGCGCTCAACCAGCCTGGCAGCGTTGCGGCCTCGGCCTCCCGCAAGGGCACCCTCATCAGACTGTTTGATACTACCACCAGAGACAAACTAGTGGAGCTACGcagaggaacagaccctgctacactctactg cATCAACTTCAGTCATGACTCTTCGTTCCTGTGTGCCTCCAGTGACAAGGGCACTGTTCACATCTTCGCTCTCAAAGATACTAAACTCAACAGACGCTCAGC ATTGGCTCGTGTGGGGAAGGTGGGCCCAGTGATTGGTCAGTATGTGGACAGCCAGTGGTCATTGGCCAGTTTCACTGTTCCGGCAGAGTGTGCCTGTATCTGTGCGTTTGGGAAGAACACCTCTAAAAACGTCAACTCTGTCATCG CTATCTGTGTTGACGGGACGTTCCATAAATACGTGTTCACCCCTGATGGCAACTGTAACCGAGAAGCCTTCGACGTTTACCTGGACATCTGTGATGATGACGACTTctaa
- the zgc:100918 gene encoding ras-related protein Rab-7a, with product MASRKKVLLKVIILGDSGVGKTSLMNQYVNKKFSNQYKATIGADFLTKEVMVDDRLVTMQIWDTAGQERFQSLGVAFYRGADCCVLVYDVTAPNTFKTLDSWRDEFLIQASPRDPDNFPFVVLGNKIDLENRQVTTKRAQAWCASKSSIPYFETSAKEAINVDQAFQTIARNALKQESEVETYDFPDQIKLRDDRPAASSDSCSC from the exons ATGGCCTCCCGTAAGAAGGTGCTGCTGAAGGTGATCATCCTCGGAGACTCTGG GGTAGGGAAGACTTCTCTGATGAACCAGTATGTAAATAAGAAGTTCAGTAACCAGTACAAGGCCACTATAGGAGCTGACTTCCTCACCAAGGAGGTGATGGTGGACGACAGGCTGGTCACCATGCAG ATCTGGGACACGGCGGGGCAGGAGCGGTTCCAGTCTCTGGGCGTGGCGTTCTACCGCGGCGCTGACTGCTGTGTGCTCGTCTACGATGTCACGGCGCCCAACACCTTCAAGACACTGGACAGCTGGAGGGATGAGTTCCTGATCCAGGCCAGCCCCAGAGACCCAGACAACTTCCCCTTTGTGGTGCTAGGCAACAAGATTGACCTCGAGaacagacag GTGACGACAAAACGTGCCCAGGCCTGGTGTGCCAGTAAGAGCAGCATCCCCTACTTTGAGACCAGCGCCAAGGAGGCCATCAACGTAGACCAAGCATTCCAGACCATTGCCCGCAATGCCCttaaacag GAGTCTGAGGTGGAGACGTATGACTTCCCAGACCAAATCAAACTGAGAGACGACCGGCCCGCCGCCTCCAGCGACAGCTGCTCCTGTTGA
- the lage3 gene encoding L antigen family member 3-like precursor has protein sequence MVVLLYTRLLSCIILTVHVMLSPSSPVSSVSLSIRRWRADEARILRVSVGSFMDHLSLVMETMEAFGPPVSVTTQTHSCSTMT, from the coding sequence ATGGTGGTACTACTGTATACGAGGTTGTTGAGTTGTATCATTCTGACCGTCCATGTGATGCTTTCTCCTTCATCTCCTGTCTCTTCCGTCTCTCTTTCCATCAGGAGGTGGAGAGCCGATGAGGCCCGTATTCTGCGTGTCTCTGTGGGGTCGTTTATGGACCACCTCTCCCTTGTGATGGAGACCATGGAGGCCTTTGGACCCCCTGTCTCTgtgaccacacaaacacacagctgcTCTACAATGACATGA
- the LOC106563065 gene encoding cGMP-dependent protein kinase 1 — protein MGTLRDLQFALQLKIEELRQRDSLIDELELELDTKDDLIRQLQTELDRHRNAPQHTGTTGSTENTGPGLSPPVPDEPQRTKRQAISAEPTALDPAQLTHVTLTNYSKSEESRELIHRALLENEFMKHLEQGQIQTIVDCMHPTRLARGCCVIQEGDDGSLVYVLEEGKVEVTKGEQKLCTIDPGKVFGELAILYNCTRTATVTALTDIKLWAIDRQGFQTIMMRTGLIKHSQYMEFLRSVPSFQSLPEDVLSKVADVLEETHYSEGDYIIRQGATGDTFFIISEGQVKVTQQKSSNEEPEFLTTLSRGDWFGEQALKGEDVRTASVTAVGGVTCLVVDRESFMQLIGGLDDDSSRHNESDELKAKLEAEAVFFSSVSLNDFHVICTLGVGGFSRVELVQLKSDPSRSFAMKVLKKRHILDTSQQGHILSERRIMMDAHGPFTVRLYRTFRDSKYLYMLQEACLGGELWTLLSTRGSFEDGTTRFYTGCVVEALAFLHVRGIIYRDLKPENIILDHRGYAKLVDFGFAKKVGLGQKTWTFCGTPEYVAPEIILNKGHDISADCWSLGILIYELLSGSPPFSGSDPMNTYNIILRGIDMVEFPKKISKSAANLIKRLCRDNPSERVGNQKNGVKDIQKHKWFEGFNWEGLRQTTLAPPFTPTVEGPLDTRNFDCFPDDSEAPPPDEESGWDLEF, from the exons ATGGGTACTCTGAGGGACTTGCAGTTTGCACTGCAGCTGAAGATCGAGGAGCTCCGTCAGAGAGACAGTCTGATAGATGAGCTGGAGTTGGAGCTGGACACCAAGGATGATCTCATCCGACAGCTGCAGACAGAACTGGACCGCCATCGCAACGCTCCACAACACACAGGGACCACTGGGagcacagagaacacag GACCCGGGCTGTCCCCACCAGTGCCTGATGAGCCGCAGAGGACTAAGAGACAGGCAATATCAGCAGAACCCACAGCCCTGGACCCTGCCCAACTCACACATGTCACACTCACCAACTACAGCAAGAGTGAAGA GTCTAGAGAGCTGATCCATAGAGCTCTGTTGGAGAATGAATTCATGAAACAcctggagcagggacag ATTCAGACCATAGTTGACTGTATGCATCCCACTCGTCTGGCCCGGGGCTGCTGTGTCATACAGGAGGGAGACGACGGATCTCTGGTCTATGTACTGGAGG agggaaaGGTGGAGGTGACTAAAGGGGAACAGAAGCTGTGCACCATCGATCCCGGGAAGGTCTTTGGAGAACTGGCCATCCTCTACAACTGTACCAGGACTGCTACTGTTACAG cTCTGACTGACATTAAGCTGTGGGCAATAGACAGACAGGGTTTCCAGACCATCATGATGAGGACTGGACTCATTAAACACTCCCAGTATATGGAGTTCCTccgcag tgTTCCCTCCTTTCAGTCATTGCCTGAGGACGTTCTTAGTAAGGTAGCTGATGTTCTGGAGGAG acTCACTACAGTGAAGGTGATTACATCATCAGGCAGGGCGCCACAGGAGACACCTTCTTCATCATCAGCGAAGgacag GTAAAGGTCACGCAACAGAAATCATCCAATGAGGAGCCAGAGTTTCTGACCACACTCTCTAGGGGGGACTGGTTTGGAGAGCAGGCGCTAAAAGG ggaggATGTTCGCACAGCCAGTGTCACAGCTGTAGGAGGAGTGACCTGTCTGGTCgtggacagaga GTCATTCATGCAGCTGATAGGAGGGCTTGATGACGACAGCAGCAGACACAACGAGAGTGACGAGCTCAAGGCCAA GTTGGAGGCAGAGGCAGtgtttttctccagtgtgtctctCAACGATTTCCACGTCATCTGCACCCTCGGAGTTGGAGGCTTCAGTCGCGTCGAactg gtgcaGTTGAAGAGTGACCCCAGCAGGTCGTTTGCTATGAAGGTTCTGAAGAAGCGTCACATTCTGGACACCAGTCAGCAGGGTCACATCCTCTCAGAGAGACGCATCATGATGGACGCACACGGCCCCTTCACCGtccg GTTGTATCGTACGTTTAGGGACTCTAAGTATCTGTACATGCTGCAGGAGGCCTGTCTGGGAGGAGAGCTGTGGACTCTACTgagtaccag GGGTTCGTTTGAGGACGGCACCACACGGTTCTATACAGGCTGTGTTGTAGAGGCTCTGGCCTTCCTCCATGTTAGAGGCATCATCTACAGAGACCTCAAACCTGAGAACATCATACTGGACCACCGAGGATACGCCAAACTG GTGGACTTTGGCTTTGCTAAGAAGGTGGGTCTGGGTCAGAAGACGTGGACGTTCTGTGGGACTCCAGAATACGTGGCCCCAGAGATCATCCTGAACAAGGGACATGACATCTCTGCTGACTGCTGGTCCCTGGGGATACTCATCTATGAACTGCTCAGCGGCAg TCCTCCGTTCTCTGGTTCTGACCCTATGAACACCTATAACATCATCCTGAGAGGAATCGACATGGTGGAGTTCCCCAAGAAGATCTCCAAGAGTGCTGCCAACCTCATCAAACGCCTCtgcag GGACAACCCATCTGAGAGGGTGGGGAACCAGAAGAATGGTGTGAAGGACATCCAGAAACACAA GTGGTTTGAAGGTTTCAATTGGGAGGGACTCCGACAGACAACTCTGGCCCCTCCTTTCACTCCTACT GTGGAGGGTCCACTGGACACCAGAAACTTTGACTGCTTCCCCGATGACAGCGAGGCCCCGCCCCCAGACGAGGAGTCCGGCTGGGACCTGGAGTTCTGA
- the stc1l gene encoding stanniocalcin, whose amino-acid sequence MLAKFGLFAIFLVLGTSAFDAEPEESSPRRARYSSNSPSDVAGCLNGALAVGCGTFACLENSTCDTDGMHDICQLFLRTTATFNTQGKTFVKESLRCIANGVTSKVFQTIRRCGIFQRMISEVQEECYSRLDICGVARSNPEAIGEVVQVPAHFPNRYYSTLLQSLLACDQETVAVVRTEFVSRLGPDMETLFQLLQNKPCPQDSNQGAISAPAGWHWPMGSPPAFKVQPSMRGRDPTHLFARKRSLEESDREIE is encoded by the exons ATGCTAGCTAAATTTGGCCTGTTCGCAATCTTCCTAGTCCTGGGGACCTCCGCCTTCGATGCCGAACCGGAGGAATCCTCTCCTCGCCGTGCACGCTACTCCTCCAATAGCCCCT cgGATGTGGCTGGGTGTTTGAATGGTGCTCTAGCTGTGGGATGTGGAACATTTGCCTGCCTGGAGAATTCTACCTGTGACACGGATGGCATGCACGATATCTGCCAACTGTTCCTCCGCACCACAGCTACCTTCAACACACAG gGTAAGACATTTGTAAAGGAGAGTCTGAGGTGTATTGCCAACGGCGTCACATCTAAAGTGTTCCAGACCATCAGGCGCTGTGGAATCTTCCAGAGGATGATCTCTGAG gtccagGAGGAGTGTTATAGTAGACTGGACATCTGTGGTGTGGCTCGCTCCAACCCTGAGGCCATTGGAGAGGTGGTACAGGTACCTGCACACTTCCCCAACAG GTACTACAGCACTCTGCTTCAGTCCCTTCTGGCCTGTGATCAGGAAACAGTGGCGGTTGTCAGGACGGAGTTTGTTTCTAGGCTGGGTCCAGACATGGAGACCCTCTTCCAGCTGCTGCAGAACAAGCCTTGCCCCCAGGATTCTAACCAAGGTGCTATCTCCGCCCCCGCCGGCTGGCACTGGCCAATGGGGTCTCCCCCCGCCTTCAAGGTCCAGCCCAGCATGAGAGGAAGAGACCCCACCCACCTGTTCGCTAGGAAACGCTCTCTGGAGGAGTCGGATAGAGAGATTGAGTAA